In Deinococcus puniceus, one genomic interval encodes:
- a CDS encoding IS3 family transposase: MDARSAHPTVSVRRLCELHAVSRSWYLGQQTRTPVDPDLGLAKEIEAIALKWSGYGYRRVTHELARRGHPTNHKRVLRVMRAGGLLCRPKRRFQATTDSTHSERRFPNLLPTVVPTQPNQVWQVDLTYVRVKSGFVYLACVLDSFTREIVGWAMSRCIDAALALTALGNALRARRPAPGLLHHSDQGSQYASRVYVDRLREAGLIPSMSRKGTPYDNARMESFYKTLKTEEVDLQDYLDFDDAQRHINHFIGQLYNEERLHSSLGYVPPTEFATRYHSA, encoded by the coding sequence ATGGATGCGCGCAGCGCGCATCCCACGGTGTCGGTACGTCGCTTGTGTGAGCTGCATGCGGTCAGCCGGTCGTGGTATCTGGGTCAGCAGACTCGGACACCGGTAGACCCGGATCTTGGGCTGGCCAAAGAGATTGAGGCCATCGCGCTGAAGTGGAGTGGCTACGGGTACCGTCGCGTCACCCATGAACTGGCCCGTCGGGGACACCCAACCAATCACAAACGCGTGCTCCGGGTGATGAGAGCTGGGGGGTTGTTATGCCGTCCCAAACGGCGATTTCAGGCCACGACGGACTCAACGCACAGCGAACGTCGTTTTCCGAATCTGTTGCCCACGGTGGTGCCGACTCAACCCAACCAAGTCTGGCAAGTCGATCTCACCTACGTCCGGGTCAAGAGTGGTTTTGTCTACCTCGCCTGCGTCTTGGACAGTTTCACCCGAGAAATCGTGGGCTGGGCCATGTCCAGATGCATAGACGCAGCGCTGGCGTTGACAGCGCTGGGCAACGCGCTGCGAGCGCGTCGCCCAGCTCCAGGCTTACTGCACCATTCTGACCAGGGGTCTCAATACGCCAGTCGCGTCTACGTGGATCGGCTTCGGGAGGCCGGGTTGATTCCCAGTATGTCCAGAAAGGGCACTCCCTACGACAACGCCCGGATGGAAAGCTTTTACAAGACCCTGAAAACGGAGGAAGTTGATCTCCAGGACTATCTTGACTTCGACGACGCACAGCGCCACATCAACCATTTCATCGGGCAGCTGTATAACGAGGAACGTCTGCATTCCAGTTTGGGCTATGTCCCACCGACCGAGTTCGCTACCCGGTATCATTCCGCCTAG
- a CDS encoding arsinothricin resistance N-acetyltransferase ArsN1 family A, with the protein MPARAATLADAPAIARIYNEGIADRIATFETRERTADDLRERLSSPQAAQHPAVVIVEAGEVLAFAWSAPYSAREVYAGIGDHGVYVARAARGQGHGAAALRALMEAAKAAGLHKLTSRILTENTPSRRLHVHCGFREVGIHQRHAQLDGLWRDVVTVEVLL; encoded by the coding sequence ATGCCTGCCCGTGCCGCCACCCTTGCCGACGCCCCCGCCATTGCCCGGATTTATAACGAAGGCATAGCAGACCGGATCGCCACCTTCGAAACCCGTGAACGCACAGCCGACGATCTTCGGGAACGCCTCAGCAGCCCGCAGGCGGCCCAGCATCCGGCGGTGGTGATCGTGGAGGCGGGCGAGGTGCTGGCGTTCGCGTGGAGCGCCCCCTACAGCGCCCGTGAGGTCTATGCGGGCATCGGAGATCACGGGGTGTATGTGGCGCGGGCAGCACGCGGTCAGGGGCACGGGGCGGCGGCACTCCGGGCGCTGATGGAAGCGGCCAAAGCTGCGGGCCTGCACAAGCTCACCAGCCGAATCCTGACCGAAAACACCCCCAGTCGCCGCCTGCACGTCCATTGCGGCTTCCGCGAGGTGGGCATTCATCAGCGCCATGCCCAGCTTGACGGCCTCTGGCGCGACGTGGTGACAGTAGAAGTGCTGCTGTAG
- a CDS encoding M24 family metallopeptidase: protein MTNPIDQMRAALASTDLDGWLIYDFQGLNPHAAKVLGLPKEAFLTRRFFVWVPREGQAVLLHNHIEGGTWATLSAGWGVERRAFGSHDQLDTALRDVVAGKRVAMEYSPLGSVPYVSRVDAGTVERVRAAGAEIVSSADLLQAFLIWSAEDLAAHERAVAVLMQAKDDAYRLIHERLKAGQTVTELDAQAVIGQAIEAAGMVSGHPVNVSFGVNAADSHYEPNPEQHATLSWGQCVLIDLWAQEPGRPFADVTWVGYAGQPSETYLDAWQAVAAARDAGIAQLLAGGDLSGWQIDRTVRDTMGAPWSEFFFHRTGHDLGVQIHGSGANLDDYETHDIRRLTPGLCVTVEPGTYPAAQGFGIRTEVDVYLDPAGARVTTDTQRQPFVLGMGDWEAVRAAAYGEEAVG from the coding sequence ATGACCAATCCGATAGACCAGATGCGGGCCGCCCTCGCGTCCACCGACCTCGACGGCTGGCTGATCTACGATTTTCAGGGCCTGAATCCGCACGCGGCGAAAGTATTGGGGCTGCCCAAAGAGGCTTTCCTGACGCGAAGGTTTTTCGTCTGGGTGCCGCGTGAAGGGCAAGCGGTGCTGCTGCACAACCACATCGAAGGCGGCACTTGGGCCACCCTCTCGGCGGGCTGGGGCGTGGAGCGGCGGGCTTTCGGATCGCATGACCAACTGGACACGGCCCTGCGCGACGTGGTGGCCGGGAAGCGCGTGGCGATGGAATACAGCCCACTTGGCTCAGTGCCGTATGTGAGCCGCGTGGACGCCGGAACCGTGGAGCGCGTGCGGGCGGCGGGCGCAGAAATAGTATCGAGCGCCGATCTGCTGCAAGCCTTCCTGATCTGGAGCGCCGAAGATTTGGCCGCGCACGAGCGGGCTGTAGCTGTGCTGATGCAGGCCAAAGACGACGCCTACCGCCTGATTCACGAGCGGTTGAAGGCAGGCCAAACCGTGACCGAACTGGACGCACAGGCCGTGATCGGGCAGGCGATTGAGGCGGCGGGCATGGTCAGCGGCCACCCCGTGAACGTCAGTTTTGGTGTGAATGCCGCCGATTCCCACTACGAACCCAACCCCGAACAACACGCCACGCTGAGCTGGGGCCAGTGCGTGCTGATCGACCTGTGGGCACAGGAACCGGGCCGCCCATTTGCCGATGTGACGTGGGTGGGCTACGCAGGTCAGCCGTCTGAGACGTACTTGGATGCGTGGCAGGCGGTGGCGGCGGCGCGGGATGCGGGCATAGCGCAACTGCTGGCGGGCGGCGACCTGAGCGGCTGGCAGATAGACCGCACCGTGCGCGACACGATGGGCGCACCTTGGAGCGAATTCTTTTTTCACCGCACTGGACATGACCTCGGCGTGCAGATTCACGGCAGCGGCGCAAACTTGGACGACTACGAAACCCACGACATCCGCCGCCTGACCCCCGGCCTGTGCGTGACTGTGGAACCCGGCACTTATCCGGCGGCGCAGGGCTTTGGGATTCGAACTGAGGTGGACGTGTACCTAGACCCGGCGGGCGCACGGGTAACGACGGATACACAGCGGCAGCCTTTTGTGCTTGGCATGGGTGACTGGGAGGCGGTGCGGGCGGCGGCTTATGGGGAGGAGGCGGTGGGCTAG
- a CDS encoding DUF1266 domain-containing protein has protein sequence MDVVRLLVPIAVVLVVMLLIWAGRAMLEGAREGIAEAKEEEAAAKAVQAAEQQAKTEARLERFEAASAALSPADRFALNLRAPFTEIWLEIFPHEDDARELEYFYRLTPPAGQEHELRKALEDGWDITDHGSALHTLAWLIDSGHRLPYLQVRQALAEGEDLKGRAREAGVVSKWEAQAGEAGGAAFDLARAVDVAAMAHALGYLSEAECWRILRQCRIISQDLFGSWEVYGQSFLAGAEFWKSGGLMDGTRNKRYAGSIRWLMEDAQSPWRRDPWPVSVERQERLKGMN, from the coding sequence ATGGATGTTGTTCGGTTGCTGGTGCCTATCGCCGTCGTGTTGGTGGTCATGCTCCTGATTTGGGCAGGGCGGGCCATGCTGGAAGGCGCACGTGAAGGCATCGCGGAAGCCAAAGAAGAGGAGGCAGCAGCCAAAGCCGTGCAGGCTGCCGAACAACAGGCCAAGACGGAAGCCCGTCTAGAGCGGTTTGAAGCTGCCTCCGCCGCGCTTTCCCCCGCTGACCGGTTTGCCCTCAATCTCCGCGCGCCGTTTACCGAAATCTGGCTGGAAATCTTTCCGCACGAAGACGATGCCCGTGAGCTTGAATACTTCTACCGCCTGACGCCGCCTGCGGGCCAAGAACACGAATTACGAAAGGCGCTGGAAGACGGCTGGGACATCACCGATCATGGGTCGGCCCTGCACACCCTCGCGTGGCTGATCGACAGCGGCCACCGCTTGCCCTATCTGCAGGTGCGGCAAGCTTTAGCTGAGGGTGAGGACTTGAAGGGCAGGGCGCGTGAGGCGGGCGTGGTGAGCAAGTGGGAAGCGCAGGCAGGCGAGGCGGGCGGCGCGGCTTTCGATCTGGCCCGCGCTGTGGATGTAGCGGCGATGGCCCACGCGCTGGGCTACCTCTCGGAAGCCGAATGCTGGCGGATTCTGCGTCAGTGCCGGATCATCTCCCAAGACCTGTTCGGCAGTTGGGAAGTGTACGGCCAAAGCTTTCTGGCGGGCGCGGAATTCTGGAAATCCGGCGGCTTGATGGACGGCACACGCAATAAGCGTTACGCGGGGAGCATTCGCTGGCTGATGGAAGACGCGCAGAGTCCGTGGCGGCGCGATCCTTGGCCCGTGTCGGTGGAACGGCAAGAGCGGCTGAAGGGGATGAACTAA
- a CDS encoding menaquinone biosynthesis decarboxylase, translating into MAFPDLRTFMRLLEDRGELVRVPFPVDRELEITEIADRLVKAGGPAVLFENVKGSPFPLVIGLMGTRERTALSLGVSDLDDLAAKVRALIDLKGSGGIGGMLGNVTKLKDAANLPPKRVKTGPVQEVVWRGDEVDLSKLPVLKCWPQDGGPFVTLPLVITKDPETGERNMGMYRMQVMSRNTTGMHWQRHKTGTRHLEKARKLGQRLEVAVALGGDPALIYAATAPLPPIPGLDEFALAGYLRGQRYPVTKGITVDLDVPANAEFILEGYIDPQEDWVMEGPFGDHTGFYTLPDLYPLFHVTAITMRRDPVYPATIVGRPPMEDAYLIEASERLFLPAAQLILPEIVDYHMPPAGVAHNLVVVGIDKKYPGHAYRVANGLFGLGQMMFAKVMVIVDKDVPVNNFEAVWREVAARAVPGRDTLTTRGPSDVLDHSSRGWGYGGKLILDATTKLPEEVGSALSSRDHQGTDGTEAVTFVPHASADLPAFEGVKAQRQTGDGYWLVAFHKTRPGQARELAEAFAAHPASAGVRHLLICDELTDVHDIQDVWWTILNNIDAERDVWTLSTPTGALLAWDGARKIPEEGFVREWPPKIEMEQGVKNRVDARWHVYGLPDSLR; encoded by the coding sequence ATGGCGTTTCCTGACCTGAGAACCTTTATGCGGCTGCTCGAAGACCGGGGCGAACTCGTGCGCGTGCCTTTTCCGGTAGACCGGGAGCTGGAAATCACCGAAATCGCAGACCGCTTGGTCAAGGCAGGCGGCCCCGCCGTGCTGTTCGAGAACGTGAAGGGCAGTCCCTTTCCGCTGGTCATTGGGCTGATGGGCACACGCGAACGCACGGCCCTGTCGCTGGGCGTGTCCGATCTAGATGATTTGGCCGCCAAAGTGCGCGCCCTGATCGACTTGAAAGGCAGCGGCGGCATCGGCGGAATGCTGGGCAACGTGACCAAGTTGAAGGACGCGGCCAACTTGCCCCCCAAGCGCGTCAAAACTGGCCCGGTGCAGGAGGTAGTATGGCGCGGCGATGAGGTAGACCTCTCGAAACTGCCCGTGCTGAAATGCTGGCCGCAAGACGGCGGGCCGTTCGTGACGCTGCCACTGGTCATCACCAAAGACCCCGAAACGGGCGAGCGGAATATGGGCATGTACCGCATGCAGGTCATGTCGCGCAACACCACCGGGATGCACTGGCAGCGCCACAAAACAGGCACGCGCCATCTGGAGAAGGCCCGCAAACTGGGCCAACGGTTAGAGGTGGCGGTGGCCCTCGGCGGCGATCCGGCCCTGATCTACGCGGCCACCGCGCCCCTGCCGCCTATTCCCGGCCTCGATGAATTTGCCCTTGCAGGCTACTTGCGTGGTCAGCGGTATCCGGTCACGAAGGGCATTACCGTAGACCTAGACGTGCCCGCCAACGCCGAATTTATTCTGGAGGGTTATATAGACCCGCAGGAAGACTGGGTCATGGAGGGGCCGTTTGGCGACCACACCGGCTTTTACACGCTGCCTGACCTATACCCGCTGTTTCACGTCACGGCCATCACCATGCGCCGCGATCCGGTGTATCCGGCCACCATCGTGGGCCGCCCCCCGATGGAAGACGCCTACCTGATCGAAGCCTCCGAGCGCCTGTTTTTGCCTGCCGCACAGCTGATCTTGCCCGAAATCGTGGACTACCACATGCCGCCCGCCGGAGTTGCCCATAACCTCGTGGTGGTGGGCATAGACAAGAAGTATCCGGGCCACGCCTACAGAGTTGCCAATGGCCTGTTCGGGCTGGGCCAGATGATGTTTGCCAAAGTCATGGTGATCGTGGATAAAGACGTGCCCGTGAACAACTTTGAGGCCGTGTGGCGCGAGGTGGCCGCCCGCGCCGTGCCGGGGCGCGACACCCTGACCACACGCGGCCCCAGCGATGTGCTGGATCACAGCAGTCGGGGCTGGGGCTACGGCGGCAAACTGATTCTGGACGCCACTACCAAGCTGCCCGAAGAAGTGGGCAGTGCCCTGAGCAGCCGCGACCATCAGGGCACCGACGGCACCGAAGCCGTAACGTTCGTTCCCCATGCCAGCGCCGACTTGCCTGCCTTTGAGGGCGTGAAGGCCCAGCGCCAAACCGGTGACGGCTACTGGTTGGTGGCCTTCCACAAAACCCGCCCCGGTCAGGCCCGCGAGTTGGCCGAAGCCTTCGCCGCGCATCCGGCCTCGGCAGGCGTGCGTCACCTCCTCATCTGCGATGAACTCACCGACGTCCACGATATCCAAGACGTGTGGTGGACGATTCTGAACAACATTGACGCCGAGCGCGACGTGTGGACACTGTCTACCCCTACAGGTGCACTGCTGGCTTGGGACGGCGCACGCAAGATTCCTGAAGAAGGCTTCGTGCGCGAGTGGCCGCCCAAAATCGAGATGGAGCAAGGAGTCAAAAACCGCGTAGATGCCCGCTGGCACGTGTACGGCTTGCCCGATTCCCTGCGCTGA
- a CDS encoding DUF4153 domain-containing protein, whose product MSTSAPAEAHPLTPAPTWDATPRPRPERAAWPAVAAAVAGVAAHFLTVNTFGQSGLNVAVWVALWGGLLLWSARQRGEKPSREGLTLLGVALAFALTFALWDAPGEFQFLNGLALLLALVLGAAVWRHAGLATTATGRMTGMVFTGGLRLIYGPFALLERFPWGRLRGAKSGRATPWLTGLLLTLPVLLVFGGLLAGADSGFADLISGLWRWNPEDLIQSSFSVLLWVAFACGLAYPALMALSPTLLGTATDTPEERGGRLGLIETGMPLLALGALFLVFLFTQLPYFLSGVTLPDGFTFAEYVRRGFSELLWVAFLTLGLLLAAYGLTRPEVRAQTTYRLLNLAVLLPLALVLVSAANRWRLYTLAYGLSEIRVLGAALLVWLVLALAWLGVCLWRGTLRRFAYPALLAGFGTLLIATLINPGALIARVNVGRELAAVTNVTRSTPQQADVWKLISLGADAVPTVVANLDKLSRICPNTERECNNSRAYVVQRLKVEYGAARDLRVWNLSQERARRAVLGLRE is encoded by the coding sequence GTGTCCACTTCTGCTCCTGCTGAAGCGCATCCTCTGACCCCTGCACCGACTTGGGACGCTACACCCCGGCCCCGGCCAGAGCGGGCGGCGTGGCCTGCGGTTGCGGCGGCGGTGGCTGGAGTGGCCGCCCATTTCCTGACCGTCAACACATTCGGACAGTCGGGCCTTAATGTGGCGGTTTGGGTGGCACTTTGGGGCGGCTTACTGCTGTGGAGTGCGCGGCAGCGCGGCGAGAAACCCTCCCGCGAAGGACTGACCCTGCTGGGCGTGGCGCTGGCCTTTGCTCTCACGTTTGCCTTGTGGGACGCTCCGGGTGAGTTCCAGTTTTTGAATGGGCTGGCCCTCTTGCTGGCGTTGGTCTTGGGCGCGGCGGTCTGGCGACACGCGGGGCTGGCAACCACCGCCACCGGACGCATGACGGGCATGGTCTTCACAGGCGGGCTGAGGCTGATCTACGGCCCTTTTGCCTTATTGGAGCGCTTTCCGTGGGGGCGATTGCGCGGAGCCAAATCCGGGCGGGCCACACCTTGGTTGACTGGCTTGCTCCTCACTCTGCCCGTGTTGCTGGTCTTCGGCGGGCTGCTGGCTGGGGCCGACAGCGGTTTTGCCGATCTGATTTCCGGGCTGTGGCGCTGGAATCCAGAGGACTTGATTCAAAGCTCGTTTTCGGTGCTGCTGTGGGTAGCCTTCGCGTGCGGCCTCGCGTATCCGGCGCTGATGGCGCTCTCCCCTACCCTGCTGGGAACCGCCACCGACACGCCGGAAGAACGCGGCGGGCGCTTGGGCCTGATCGAAACAGGAATGCCGCTGCTGGCGCTAGGAGCCTTATTTCTGGTTTTTCTGTTCACGCAACTGCCCTATTTCCTCAGCGGCGTGACTCTGCCGGACGGCTTCACTTTCGCCGAATACGTGCGGCGCGGCTTTTCGGAGTTGCTGTGGGTGGCCTTCCTGACGCTGGGGCTGCTGCTGGCCGCTTACGGCCTCACGCGGCCAGAAGTACGGGCGCAGACCACTTACCGCCTGTTGAATCTGGCGGTGCTGCTGCCACTGGCGCTGGTGCTGGTCAGTGCGGCCAACCGGTGGCGGCTGTACACGCTGGCGTATGGCCTGAGTGAAATCCGCGTGCTGGGCGCGGCGCTGCTGGTGTGGTTGGTGCTGGCGCTGGCATGGTTGGGCGTCTGCCTGTGGCGCGGCACGCTGCGGCGCTTTGCTTATCCGGCGTTGCTGGCGGGCTTCGGCACGTTACTGATTGCCACCCTGATCAACCCCGGCGCACTCATTGCCCGCGTGAATGTGGGGCGCGAACTCGCCGCCGTGACCAACGTCACCCGCAGCACGCCCCAGCAAGCCGATGTCTGGAAGTTGATCTCTCTGGGAGCCGACGCCGTGCCGACTGTGGTGGCGAATCTGGACAAGCTCAGCCGCATTTGCCCCAACACAGAACGCGAGTGCAACAACTCCCGCGCTTACGTGGTGCAACGGCTCAAAGTGGAGTACGGCGCGGCGCGTGACCTGCGAGTTTGGAATCTCAGTCAGGAGCGGGCGCGGCGGGCGGTGCTTGGGCTTCGGGAGTAA
- a CDS encoding helix-turn-helix domain-containing protein, with protein sequence MPLQSVYDLIRSGELRSICVGRRILIPLTAIEDFLNDGAK encoded by the coding sequence ATGCCCCTGCAAAGCGTCTATGACCTGATCCGCTCCGGAGAGCTTCGCAGCATCTGCGTAGGCCGCAGGATTCTCATTCCGCTGACCGCCATCGAAGACTTTCTGAACGACGGCGCAAAATGA
- a CDS encoding AIM24 family protein: MSHMQLVQEHVGSGLTLRVHALTRVTRFSRTPDGELGETREMDGRFTVEAELNGSGVLLEPGAFQYSVGQIEANVQQQQQGGFLRRAMATAGSGESAFATRFTGQGKVWTEPSRKHFVIAEMSGDPSDAMLLDDRAFYLAQDTMQLGTHTHSSISGILSGNGLRQPKLSGRGVFAVESPVPVSEIEVIELEGRQTLTVDGDLALMYSASLNVELRPLVRGMRNAMRTGEGFVYVFSGKGTVYLTPTHRTISGASL; the protein is encoded by the coding sequence ATGTCACATATGCAATTGGTGCAGGAACACGTCGGTTCGGGCCTCACGTTGCGGGTTCATGCCCTGACGCGCGTGACCCGGTTTTCGCGCACGCCGGACGGCGAACTCGGTGAAACGCGCGAAATGGATGGGCGCTTTACCGTAGAAGCCGAGCTGAACGGTTCGGGCGTGTTGCTGGAACCCGGAGCCTTTCAGTATTCGGTGGGACAAATCGAGGCCAACGTGCAGCAACAGCAGCAGGGCGGCTTCCTGCGCCGCGCGATGGCCACCGCTGGGTCGGGCGAGAGTGCCTTTGCCACGCGCTTTACCGGGCAGGGCAAGGTCTGGACGGAACCCAGCCGCAAGCATTTCGTCATTGCCGAGATGTCGGGTGATCCCAGCGACGCCATGCTGCTCGATGACCGCGCTTTTTATCTGGCGCAGGACACCATGCAGCTCGGCACGCACACGCATTCCAGCATTTCCGGCATCCTGTCGGGCAACGGACTGCGCCAGCCCAAACTGTCGGGCCGGGGCGTGTTTGCCGTAGAAAGTCCTGTGCCCGTCAGTGAAATTGAGGTGATCGAACTGGAAGGCCGCCAAACGCTGACCGTAGACGGCGATTTGGCCTTGATGTACAGCGCCTCGCTGAACGTAGAACTGCGCCCGTTGGTGCGCGGGATGAGGAACGCTATGCGAACCGGAGAAGGCTTCGTGTACGTGTTTTCGGGCAAGGGGACGGTCTACCTCACGCCCACGCACCGCACGATTTCGGGCGCGTCGTTGTAG
- a CDS encoding SDR family oxidoreductase: MANLGSSTVMLTGAGGALATAIAQELEDAGAQIVLVGRGEALAKAADRFPATEVIDVDLTDPASVDLLRKVKVDTLVHTAGAFAMQDAQKATTADLNAMFGANMLTLFHAVQGVLPSMLKQKDGLIMGVSAGQAARLSGPRAALYTASKAAVSAYILSLHDELKAKGVRGCVLYPMGAVDTPANRDAGMSWDSLIDPRGLAKSVAHALTRPDRAHVTELKVYPDV; the protein is encoded by the coding sequence ATGGCGAATCTCGGCTCCTCCACGGTCATGCTTACGGGCGCGGGCGGCGCACTCGCCACCGCGATAGCTCAGGAATTAGAAGATGCAGGCGCACAAATCGTGCTGGTGGGGCGGGGCGAAGCGTTGGCGAAGGCCGCTGACCGCTTTCCCGCCACCGAAGTGATTGATGTAGACCTGACCGACCCCGCCAGCGTAGACCTGCTCCGCAAGGTGAAGGTAGACACGCTGGTGCATACGGCAGGCGCGTTTGCGATGCAGGACGCGCAAAAGGCCACTACCGCCGACCTGAACGCCATGTTCGGGGCGAATATGCTGACCCTCTTTCACGCGGTTCAGGGCGTGCTGCCCTCTATGCTGAAGCAAAAAGACGGCCTGATCATGGGCGTCAGCGCAGGCCAAGCAGCACGCCTGAGTGGCCCCCGCGCCGCGCTGTATACGGCCAGCAAAGCCGCTGTCAGCGCCTATATCCTCAGCCTCCACGACGAACTGAAAGCCAAAGGCGTGCGCGGCTGCGTGCTGTACCCGATGGGGGCCGTAGACACACCTGCCAACCGGGACGCGGGCATGAGTTGGGACAGCTTGATCGACCCGCGTGGGCTGGCAAAAAGTGTGGCCCACGCACTCACACGGCCAGACCGGGCGCACGTGACGGAGTTGAAGGTATACCCGGACGTTTGA
- the rpsO gene encoding 30S ribosomal protein S15 has product MIDKKQTIQDNAKSDKDTGSTTVQIALLSARISNLSAHLTANKKDKHGQRGLQLMNGQRRRLLKYLERTNYDEYITLTDKLGIRRGQRIVR; this is encoded by the coding sequence ATGATCGACAAGAAACAGACCATTCAGGACAACGCCAAGAGCGACAAAGACACCGGCAGCACCACCGTGCAGATCGCCCTGCTCAGCGCCCGCATCAGCAACCTGAGCGCCCACCTGACCGCCAACAAGAAAGACAAGCACGGTCAGCGCGGCCTGCAACTCATGAACGGCCAGCGCCGCCGCCTGCTGAAGTACCTTGAGCGTACCAACTACGACGAGTACATCACCCTGACGGACAAACTCGGCATTCGCCGGGGCCAGCGCATCGTTCGCTGA
- a CDS encoding transposase, which yields MPGRNHSREFKLEVVSQINTGQQTTAQLSRTHSLAPGLIYRWRKEVEARGEAAFTDGATTDRSDELRIAELERYCGQLALENTILDRVSRLDCQVFGWAVVGVGPAPS from the coding sequence ATGCCCGGACGGAACCACAGCCGCGAATTCAAACTTGAGGTGGTCAGCCAGATCAATACCGGCCAACAGACCACCGCTCAACTCAGCCGCACCCACTCTTTGGCGCCGGGTCTGATCTACCGATGGCGCAAAGAGGTGGAAGCGCGTGGTGAAGCCGCCTTTACGGATGGGGCCACCACAGATCGCAGCGACGAACTCCGCATTGCCGAGCTGGAACGGTACTGCGGTCAACTCGCTCTGGAGAACACGATCTTAGATAGGGTGTCACGATTGGATTGTCAAGTCTTTGGCTGGGCCGTTGTCGGTGTTGGGCCAGCTCCGTCTTGA
- a CDS encoding IS110 family RNA-guided transposase, with product MLVLGIDVGKRELFVQLQDATGRSLGQRGPVANTPAGLQQVSDWVRKWTELAELHVVMEATNVYWERCAHYFQSLCCVVSVVNPAQIKYFARSVLRRGKTDAMDAELIARYGVVMHPGRWTPPSTALSDLKQLTREREAVLVRRTQEQNHLQALQDAHRASETVVKLTQQRLDLIVGQVVEIEAAMRALIEADELLSQQLKLLLSVPGFAFVAAATILAETVGFAHLDTGREMSAAAGMAPSPRQSGSKRGQGRISKTGNARLRRIAYLSALGASRSHSRMRTYYRHLRDTGKPAKVALVALGRKLLITGLAVVKSGQPYRDDFGRSQDGAGPTPTTAQPKT from the coding sequence ATGTTGGTGCTTGGCATTGATGTTGGAAAACGAGAATTATTTGTTCAGCTGCAGGACGCCACAGGACGTTCGCTCGGTCAGCGCGGCCCTGTGGCCAACACACCCGCGGGCCTTCAACAGGTGAGCGACTGGGTTCGCAAGTGGACTGAACTTGCAGAGCTTCACGTGGTGATGGAGGCCACCAATGTCTACTGGGAACGTTGTGCACACTATTTTCAATCTTTATGCTGTGTCGTCAGTGTGGTGAATCCCGCGCAGATCAAGTATTTTGCCCGTTCCGTCCTGCGCCGGGGGAAAACCGACGCAATGGATGCGGAGCTGATCGCGCGGTATGGCGTGGTGATGCACCCAGGCCGCTGGACGCCGCCCAGCACCGCGTTGAGCGACCTCAAACAGCTCACTCGAGAACGGGAAGCCGTTCTCGTGCGCCGAACTCAGGAACAGAACCACCTTCAAGCCTTGCAAGACGCCCATCGTGCTTCGGAGACCGTCGTGAAGCTCACCCAGCAGCGGTTAGACCTCATAGTTGGGCAAGTCGTGGAGATTGAGGCTGCGATGCGTGCGCTGATTGAGGCGGATGAACTGTTGTCGCAGCAACTGAAGTTGCTGCTGAGTGTGCCGGGGTTTGCCTTCGTGGCTGCAGCAACGATCTTGGCGGAAACGGTGGGATTTGCCCATCTGGACACCGGACGAGAAATGTCGGCGGCCGCAGGCATGGCCCCCTCTCCACGCCAATCAGGCTCCAAACGCGGTCAAGGACGGATTTCAAAGACTGGCAACGCCCGCCTGCGGCGGATCGCGTATCTCTCGGCCCTGGGGGCATCGAGGTCACACAGCCGAATGCGAACCTATTATCGCCATTTGCGGGATACCGGCAAGCCAGCCAAAGTGGCGTTGGTCGCGCTGGGACGCAAACTCTTGATCACTGGATTGGCGGTGGTGAAATCTGGGCAACCTTACCGGGATGACTTTGGTCGTTCTCAAGACGGAGCTGGCCCAACACCGACAACGGCCCAGCCAAAGACTTGA